The proteins below are encoded in one region of Neodiprion virginianus isolate iyNeoVirg1 chromosome 7, iyNeoVirg1.1, whole genome shotgun sequence:
- the LOC124309491 gene encoding cytochrome P450 CYP12A2-like: MKNSSPNILRVQGEYGKLPMLEMVDRLRKTYGDIVRLEGIPGRRRCVFLFDPNDCEKVYRTEGPWPSRISMETIKLYREQRHEVYKGESGLVSSQGEEWHRFRSKVNQHLMQPRTIRPHIGPINEVADDFIERIRSIRNFESLEMPATFNNEMNKWALESMCVIAFDHRIGCLEPNLKIDSEPQLLINNVHSMFDLMYKLEILPSLWKLYKTQNLREFFRVLDNLTRITGKYVDQAKQRLAKKSVENIGDRSMLERLISVDEQTTTVMIMDMLTAGVDTTSNTATGALYHIATNRNVQEKLRKEAINVLPSKTSPVTLDVLSNIPYLKAVLKESLRLMPIAVGNLRTTNTNVAIRGYRIPKGDDLIMCHSLMSKDSKYFPNPEKYLPERWLKDSAGTIHSAKNAHPFAYMPFGFGPRTCIGRRFAQLEMETLLIKGRLYKMILGNSTLVRLTLAFSRSETIISKRSATTATGVQSQSTFDVEWKAAKPYESIPGPKPLPVLGNVLRFLPVVGEFQNISTADLMKQLRQKYGDVVKLEGIPGRRRCVFFFDPVDAEKIYRTEGSWPSRITSGPLKLYRKRKEGLFKGEYGLLPSQGEKWHQFRVKVNQYFMQPRTILPHVGPVDQVAMDFVEMIRSLRDPESLEMPATFNNEIHKWALESICVIAFDHRVGCLEPNLAKDSEPQVFINNVSEMFELMYKLEVLPSLWKLYDTRNLKKLFNILDNMTRITSKYVNQAKQRVAEKKAEDVGDTSILERLISVDEQTSTVMIMDMLLAGVDTTSTAVSGAMWCIATNPEAQEKLREEAIKVLPTKTSPVTAKTLNNIPYLRAVIKESLRLAPVAMGVLRTTNSDVVIGGYRIPKGDDVVICHGLMSLDPEHFPDNMKFLPERWLRESSNSVSCTKNAHPFVYMPFGFGPRSCIGRRFSQLEMETLLIKMVRNFRFEWHYGPLEMKNGLLNTITTPLRIKFSDI, encoded by the exons atgaAAAATTCTAGTCCCAACATTCTGCGAGTTCAAGGCGAATACGGAAAGCTGCCAATGTTGGAGATGGTGGATCGATTGCGTAAAACCTACGGCGATATTGTCCGGCTCGAAGGGATTCCGGGTCGACGACGCTGCGTCTTTCTCTTCGATCCGAACGATTGTGAGAAAGTGTACCGGACGGAAGGTCCTTGGCCCTCCAGGATTTCGATGGAGACGATTAAGTTGTATCGCGAGCAGAGACACGAAGTGTACAAGGGTGAATCCGGGCTTGTGTCAAG CCAGGGTGAAGAATGGCATCGGTTTCGTTCGAAAGTTAACCAACATTTAATGCAGCCAAGAACAATCCGGCCTCACATCGGTCCAATCAACGAAGTGGCGGATGATTTCATTGAGAGGATTCGCAGTATTCGAAATTTCGAGTCCCTCGAAATGCCGGCTACTTTTAACAACGAGATGAACAAGTGGGCTCTGGAAT CTATGTGCGTAATTGCCTTCGACCATCGCATAGGATGCCTCGAGCCCAATCTGAAAATAGATTCCGAACCTCAGCTCCTCATTAATAATGTCCACAGTATGTTCGACCTCATGTACAAACTCGAGATTCTACCGTCTCTCTGGAAACTTTACAAGACCCAAAACCTGAGAGAGTTTTTCCGAGTTTTGGACAACTTGACGAG AATAACTGGCAAATACGTGGATCAAGCAAAGCAACGGCTTGCCAAGAAGTCGGTGGAGAACATCGGAGACAGAAGTATGCTGGAGAGACTGATCAGCGTCGATGAGCAGACAACCACTGTGATGATAATGGACATGTTGACAGCCGGAGTAGACACC ACAAGCAACACTGCCACGGGTGCGCTGTACCACATAGCAACGAATCGTAATGTTCAGGAAAAACTACGGAAAGAAGCCATTAATGTTCTGCCCAGTAAGACTTCTCCCGTGACATTAGACGTCCTTAGCAATATTCCATACCTGAAGGCTGTACTTAAGGAAAGTTTGAGACTGATGCCAATCGCTGTTGGCAACTTGAGGACCACAAATACAAACGTTGCAATTCGTGGCTACAGGATCCCCAAGGGT GATGACTTGATCATGTGTCACTCACTGATGAGCAAAGACTCCAAGTACTTTCCGAATCCAGAGAAATACCTTCCGGAAAGATGGCTGAAGGATTCTGCTGGGACGATTCACTCGGCCAAGAACGCTCATCCCTTCGCCTACATGCCGTTTGGTTTCGGTCCACGAACCTGCATTGGAAGGCGTTTTGCTCAACTTGAAATGGAAACGCTCCTGATCAAG GGCCGACTTTACAAGATGATACTAGGGAATTCAACGCTCGTCAGATTGACGCTCGCATTCTCGCGCTCCGAAACGATCATTTCAAAAAGAAGTGCAACTACTGCAACCGGCGTTCAATCACAAAGTACTTTTGACGTCGAGTGGAAAGCTGCCAAGCCTTATGAGTCCATCCCGGGACCAAAACCGCTTCCAGTACTTGGGAATGTCCTGAGGTTCCTTCCAGTTGTCG GTGAATTCCAAAATATATCTACAGCGGATTTGATGAAGCAGCTACGTCAAAAGTACGGGGACGTTGTGAAACTTGAGGGAATTCCGGGACGACGACGTTGCGTATTTTTCTTCGACCCGGTAGATGCCGAGAAAATATACCGAACAGAAGGATCTTGGCCCAGCAGGATCACCTCTGGGCCGCTAAAACTGTACCGGAAACGGAAGGAGGGCCTCTTCAAAGGAGAGTATGGTCTACTTCCCAG TCAGGGAGAGAAATGGCATCAGTTCCGGGTGAAAGTTAACCAGTACTTCATGCAGCCCAGGACGATCCTCCCACACGTGGGTCCAGTTGATCAGGTGGCGATGGATTTCGTAGAAATGATTCGCAGTCTCCGAGATCCTGAATCCCTCGAGATGCCAGCCACGTTTAACAATGAGATACATAAATGGGCTCTGGAAT CGATATGCGTGATTGCGTTCGATCATCGCGTGGGATGCCTCGAGCCCAATCTTGCGAAAGACTCGGAACCTCAGGTCTTCATCAACAATGTAAGCGAAATGTTTGAGCTCATGTACAAGCTTGAAGTACTACCATCGTTATGGAAATTATACGATACTCGAAATCTGAAGAAGTTATTCAACATTTTAGACAACATGACCAG AATAACGAGCAAATACGTGAATCAAGCGAAGCAACGTGTTGCCGAGAAGAAAGCGGAGGACGTTGGCGATACAAGTATTCTGGAAAGACTGATCAGCGTCGATGAACAGACATCTACAGTGATGATAATGGACATGCTATTGGCTGGGGTTGACACT ACGAGCACTGCTGTTTCCGGCGCAATGTGGTGCATCGCGACAAACCCCGAAGCTCAAGAAAAACTGCGAGAAGAGGCCATCAAGGTTTTGCCGACAAAAACGTCACCGGTAACCGCAAAGACTTTGAACAATATTCCATACTTAAGGGCTGTCATCAAAGAAAGTTTAAGGCTGGCACCAGTCGCAATGGGTGTTCTTAGAACAACAAATTCAGACGTCGTTATTGGTGGTTACAGAATTCCCAAAGGT GATGACGTGGTCATATGTCACGGGCTGATGAGCCTTGATCCTGAGCATTTTCCGGATAACATGAAGTTCCTTCCCGAAAGATGGCTCAGGGAATCCTCAAACTCAGTGTCTTGTACCAAGAATGCTCATCCCTTCGTTTACATGCCCTTCGGTTTTGGCCCTCGTTCCTGCATCGGGAGACGTTTTTCACAACTTGAAATGGAAACACTCCTCATAAAA ATGGTGCGGAACTTCCGCTTCGAATGGCACTATGGACCGTTAGAGATGAAAAATGGACTTCTCAACACTATAACGACGCCATTGAGAATCAAATTTAGTGACATTTAG
- the LOC124308757 gene encoding uncharacterized protein LOC124308757, with amino-acid sequence MFLKLAIIALAAFNTASAGDDVWTGFVASWSSNSSSHFYQLPQTLESAQNQGWTNISGVEQPDNITALGYYGDYRLVVLYSGETGAACGVQIAIPTEDVDNTGEPMIYANISAITTKVLEGVSCYTVTAYFSIDESSGSRRIWFQEKNSLHEIPTNISEVTSKTEFYAGSCVPTMGNHYNNMNSTSDCSYLYPWFLLGYGDNVIGFGFQGFGSGTSSSKRTWWETIPPASLAYVVRDPPTCAVNAIYEYGVISLHIWLIDTPQDITCS; translated from the exons ATGTTTCTTAAACTTGCAATAATTGCATTAGCTGCTTTTAATACAGCATCAGCTG GCGACGACGTATGGACCGGTTTCGTGG CTTCCTGGTCCTCGAACTCTTCCAGCCACTTCTATCAACTCCCTCAGACGTTGGAATCAGCTCAAAACCAAGGATGGACCAACATCTCGGGTGTCGAACAACCAGATAATATCACAGCCCTCGGCTACTATGGTGACTACAGACTTGTGGTCCTATATTCGGGCGAAACTGGTGCAGCATGCGGGGTGCAAATCGCG ATTCCAACGGAAGACGTCGACAATACGGGTGAACCAATGATATATGCTAACATTTCAGCAATAACAACCAAAGTACTAGAAGGAGTCTCCTGCTACACGGTGACTGCGTATTTTTCCATCGATG AATCGTCTGGCAGTCGCAGAATTTGgttccaggaaaaaaattcactgcaCGAGATACCGACAAACATTTCAGAGGTCACATCGAAAACGGAATTCTATGCGGGCAGCTGTGTTCCAACCATGG GCAATCACTACAACAATATGAACTCTACCTCTGACTGCTCCTACCTGTACCCGTGGTTTCTCTTGGGCTATGGAGACAACGTAATAGGCTTCGGCTTCCAAGGATTCGGTAGCGGAACTTCTTCTTCCAAACGAACTTGGTGGGAAACCATTCCACCAGCAAGTTTAGCG TATGTTGTCCGTGATCCACCAACTTGTGCAGTGAATGCAATATACGAGTATGGAGTCATTTCTTTGCACATTTGGTTAATCGATACTCCTCAGGACATCACTTGCAGCTGA
- the LOC124308756 gene encoding uncharacterized protein LOC124308756: protein MFLKIAIIALAAFNTASAGDDVWTGFVASWSANTSSHFYQLPQTLDSAQNQGWTNISGVEQPDGVTALGYEGDFRFVILYSTENGSAIGVEVAIPAVDVDGTGQPMEYANISAVTTKVVGGVECYTVTAYFYIDETSGARELWFLEKDGLHKIPTNASLINSEMGYYKGNCIPTMGNHYYRITTTTECSSLYPWFILHEGENVIGFGFEGLGTASSSERVWWESIPPTTTSASLPSDEPACLSSATLSYGLTSLHVWLVDQPQNLTCSS, encoded by the exons ATGTTTCttaaaattgcaataattgcATTAGCTGCTTTTAATACAGCATCAGCAG GCGACGACGTATGGACCGGTTTCGTGG CTTCCTGGTCCGCGAACACTTCCAGCCACTTCTATCAACTCCCGCAGACGTTGGATTCAGCTCAAAACCAAGGATGGACCAACATCTCGGGTGTCGAACAACCGGATGGTGTTACAGCCCTTGGCTACGAAGGtgactttagattcgtgatcCTCTATTCGACCGAAAATGGTTCAGCAATCGGAGTCGAAGTTGct ATTCCGGCGGTAGACGTTGATGGTACAGGTCAACCAATGGAATATGCCAACATCTCAGCCGTAACGACGAAGGTGGTAGGAGGAGTCGAATGTTACACGGTAACTGCGTATTTCTACATCGATG AGACTTCCGGTGCTCGTGAACTTTGGTTCCTAGAAAAAGACGGACTGCATAAAATACCGACGAACGCTTCTCTTATCAACTCAGAAATGGGCTACTATAAGGGAAATTGCATACCAACCATGG GGAATCACTACTACCGCATAACTACTACTACCGAATGCTCCAGCTTGTACCCGTGGTTCATTCTACACGAAGGAGAAAACGTGATAGGCTTCGGCTTTGAAGGCCTCGGAACCGCAAGTTCTTCGGAACGCGTTTGGTGGGAGTCCATCCCACCAACGACTACATCG GCCTCCCTTCCCTCCGACGAACCTGCTTGTCTTTCTTCCGCAACTCTTAGTTACGGACTCACCTCCCTCCACGTTTGGCTCGTTGACCAGCCTCAGAACCTCACCTGCAGTTCATGA